The sequence below is a genomic window from Shinella sp. PSBB067.
ACGAGGTCTTCCTTGATGGCGCGCAGCGTCTTCGCCGCCTTCGGCCTGTCGGCATAGGCGACGAGGTTGGCCAGCATGTCCACGACGGCGAGATAGGCGTAGCGCGTCGAGGTCGGCCGGAAGATGTTCGTTCCCTCCGGCAGGTCGATCGCGATCACCACGTCGGCCGCTGCCGCGACCGGCGAATGGCTCCGGGTAACGACGATGGCCGGAACGCTGCGTTGCCGCAGAAGTTCGAGGCAGTGAACGAGGGCGCGGTCGCGGCCGGTGAAGGATGAGGCGAACACCACCGAGCCCGGCTGGGCCGCGGCAGAGAGCATCGCGTTCATGTTGTGATCGTTCGAGGCGGCGATGCGGCATCCGAGCCGGAAAAGCCGGTTCTGCAACTCGTTGACCACCATCGAGGAATTGCCGCTGGCGCCGAAAGCCAGGATGAACTCGGCGCCGCGCAGCAGCCCGGCCGCCTTTTCCAGGGCGGCAAGATCGACCTGCCGGTGCAACTGGAACAGCGCCGCCTGCGCATTCGCCAGCACGTCGTCGGCAACCTCCTGCGCCGTTTCCGTCAGCACTTCCGGGCGAACGTAGCGCAGGCCCACCGCGGTCAGCCGCGCGAGTTGTACCTTGAAGTCCGGAAATCCCTTGCATCCCATCCGGCGGCAGAAGCGCGTCACGGTCGGCGGCGAGACCCCCGCGCGCGCCGCGAAGTCGCCGATCGAGGCGTTCATGGCGAAATCCACATTCTCCAGCACGAAATCCGCAAGCGCCCGGTCCAGCCCGGAAAGGCCGCCCTCGTCATCCGTCAGCGCGTGAAAAAGATCCATTCGCTCCCTGCCGACGAAGCGCCCTCCGCCTGTCTGAAAATGCGTTTCCCGCCGTAAACCGTCATAACACAGGGCGCGACGGCATCAATATGCCGGCTTATTGAAAATGAATTTCATAATTTTAGTCTCTTTTCGGGGTGGGTAATGAAAATTCTTGCAAGAATCCAGAATTTGAGAAAATAGATAACGGATTGTCACGCCCAGGACCGGCCGGGCCCATCGTCAGGACCGCCCACCGATGCGCATCTTCACCGCCTCGCTTGCCACCGAGACCAACACGTTCTCGCCCGTCCCCACGGACATGAATTCCTTCAAGGCCGCCTTCTACGCCGGCCCGGGCGAGCATCCGGATACGCCGACGCTTTGCTCGTCCGTCGTGCCCATCCTGCGACGGCGCGGGCGGGCCGAGGGGTTCACCGTTATCGAGGGCACGTCCTGCTGGGCGGAACCCGCCGGCCTCATCCAGCGGCAGACCTACGAGACGCTGCGCGAGCGGATCCTCGGCGAGCTCGAAGCCGCGCTGCCGGTCGATGCCGTCGTGCTCGGCCTGCACGGCGCGATGGTGGCGCAGGGATACGACGACCCGGAAGGGGATTTCCTTTCGCACATCCGCGCGCTCGTCGGCCCGCAGGTGCTGATTGCCGTCGAGTTCGACCCGCACAGCCATCTCACGGCCAGACGCCTTGCCAATCTTGACATCATGGCGGCCTTCCTCGAATTTCCGCACACGGACTTCGAGGAGCGCGGCGAGCATGTCGTAGGACTGGCGCTTCGCACGCTGAGAGGCGAGATCCGGCCGGCCGTCTCCACTTTCGACTGCCGCATGATCACCATATACCCGACGAGCCGCGAACCGATGCGCTCCTTCGTCGACCGGTTTAAGGCGATGGAGGGCCGGGACGGCATCCTGTCGATTTCCGTCATCCACGGCTTCATGGCCGGCGATGTGCCGGAAATGGGCACGCGCATCGTCGTCGTCACCGACGGCGAGAAGGCGAAGGGCGACGCGCTGGCGGAACGGCTCGGGCAGGAACTCTACCGCCTGCGCCGCAAGACGGCCATGCCGATGCTCGACACGGAGGCCGGCCTGGACCGGGCGCTCGCGGTGCGCACCGGCCAGCCGGACCGCTCGGTCGTCATTGCCGACGTCTGGGACAATCCCGGCGGCGGGGTCGCGGGCGATGCGACCTTCATCCTGCGCCGGATGATCGAGCGCGGCTTCGAAAATGTCGCGGTGGCGACGATCTGGGATCCGATTGCCGTCTCCTTCTGCCATGCCGCCGGCGAGGGGGCGGAGCTGGCCCTTCGCTTCGGCGGCAAGTCTGGGCCGGAAGGCGGCGAGCCGCTCGACCTGCGCGTCACGGTGCAAGGTGTCTTTGCTGCCGGCTGGCAGAGCTTCCGCAACAGCCGCGTGACGCTTGGCAGCACGGCGGTGGTGCGACCCGTCGGCACGACCATCGACATCGTGCTGATCACCAGCCGCACCCAGACCTACGAACCGGACATCTTTTCCAACCAGGGGGTGGATTTTGCCGAAAAGGCCTTCCTGCTGGTGAAGTCGACCAACCATTTTCACGCCGGTTTCCAGCCCGTCTCCTCCGAGATCGTCTACATCGCCGCCCCGACCTCCTACCCGACCGACCCCGCGAAGACGGCCTACCGCAAGGCCCGCCTCGACATCTGGCCGCGCGTCGAGGATCCGCTCGGGCTCGACGGCTGAGGCCCTTGCGTCATTTTACCGATGCACGGCCTTGCGGCGGGTTGCCGCAGCAAGGCCGTGCATCGGAAATATTCGCAATTTATGGGGGTATTCTTCGCGCCTGGGTTTCAACATGACGAATGTCAACAGGCTTTTCTTAAGACCGAGCTTTGCATATCGGCGGGGTGGATGAACCGCTTTTGAAAGGCATGACGCCTCTTCCAGGGAGTGCCTGTTATGCGAATGGTCGACGTTTCCATCAATAAACGCCTTTGGGCAGCCGTCGCCCTGCCGATGCTGGCGGCGGGGTATCTTGCCTACGCCCAGATTTCGGATCGCTTCCATACCTATGGCGAGATGCGGGAAATCGTCGCCGTCAGCCACGAGCTTGTGAACCTTGGCGACATCGTTCACCGCCTGCAGGTCGAGCGCGGCCTGACGGCCGGGTTCCTCGGCTCGAAGGGCGTGAAGAATGCCGCGGAGCTGCGCGATGCCCGTGCTGCCTCCGACGCGGCGACGGCCGGGTTCTCTGCGGTCGTGGACAATCTCGCCAATGCCGCCGCCATCGATCTTTCCGCCGTCCGCCAGGAATTTCAGGCGCGCCTTTCGGCCGTCTCCGACCTGCGCCGTTCGGTCGACGACCTGAGCGCCGCAAGCGGCGATGTCCTTTCGACCTATGCCAGCGCCATCGGCAGCATCGTCACGCTCGCCGGCGAGGTTTCGAAGACGGCGGGCGATGCCGCCATCGCCAAGCAGATGACGGGCTACGTGTACCTGATGCAGGCCAAGGAAATGGCGGGGCAGGAACGGGCCATGGGCAACGGCTTCATCGTGTCCGGCCATGCCGACCCGGCCCGGTTCGACAAGTTCACGAACTACGCGGGCGCACAGGAGGCGCTGATCTCGTCCGCGCTGTCAGCGCAGGACGAGGCACATCGCGCGCGTTACGAGGCGCTGCTTGCCGGCGCGTCCGGCGAGGTCGCCGATATCCGCTCCCGCCTGGTTTCCGGCGGCGCCGACGCGGACCTGTCCGGGCTGGAGAGCGCCGGCTGGTTTGCCGCCGCGACACGGCGCATCGATGCCATGAAGGAGATCGAGAACGCGACCCTGGAAGAGATCGGCGCGACGGCGGCGGCGGCGGCCGGCACGGCCTATAGAAGCTTCCTCCTCCTTGCTGCGCTTTGCCTGGCGGGCTGGCTGTTCATGATGGGTCTTTCGAGCCTGATGGCGATGACGGTGGTCCGCCCCATCGGGCGCATGGTCGAAGCCATGCGGCGCCTGGCATCCGGTGACCTCAACTTCGCCTCCGTCGCGACGGGCCGCAAGGACGAGATCGGCGACATGGAGGCGGCCGTCGAGGTCTTCCACGAGGCCGCGATCCGCAACCGGGACCTGGAGGCCGCCGAGGCCGGGCGGCGCGAGCGGGCGGAGAGGGAGCGCGCCGAAATGCAGCGCGCCGCGGAAGCCGAGGCCGAAGCCCGCCTCGTCCAGGCGACCACCATCTTTGCCAGGAGCATGCAGCGCCTTGCCGCCGGCGACCTTGCATGCGAGCTGAACCAGCCGCTCGATTCCCACTTCGAGGCCCTGCGCGCTGATTTCAACGATTCCGTCCGACAGTTGCGCGAAACGCTCCAGGGCGTGGGGCATGCGGTCGCTACCGTCACCGACGGCTCGCAGGAGATCTCCACGGCATCCGACGAGCTTTCCAGGCGCACCGAGCAGCAGGCCGCCTCGCTGGAGGAGACGGCCGCCGCGCTCGAGCAGATCACCGCGAACGTCTCGGCGACCTCCAAGCGCGCCGCGGAGGCGCGCGACATGGTGCGCCATGCCCGCAGCAAGGCCGATGCCTCCGGGGCCGTGGTCGGCAATGCCGTCACGGCGATGCAGCGGATCGATCATGCCTCGCGCCAGATCGGCCAGATCATCGGCGTCATCGACGAGATCGCCTTCCAGACGAACCTGCTTGCGCTCAATGCCGGGGTGGAAGCGGCGCGGGCGGGCGATGCGGGCAAGGGCTTTGCCGTCGTCGCGCAGGAGGTGCGCGAACTCGCCCAGCGTTCGGCCAAGGCCGCCCGGGAAATCAAGGAACTCGTCGGCAATTCGGAAGAGGCGGTCGGCGCAGGCGTGCGCCTTGTCGGCGATACCGGCACGGGCCTGAGCGAGATCAGCGACATCGTGCTGGCGGTCAACCAGCACATGGAGGCGATCGCCACGGCGGCGCAGGAGCAATCCGCGGGCCTTTTGCAGATCAATACAGCCGTCAACCACATGGACCAGACCACCCAGCAGAACGCGGCGATGGTGGAGGAGATGAATGCGGCGGGCGCGACCCTGGCGCAGGAAAGCCTGAACCTCAACGAACTGCTCTCGCAGTTCCGGCTCGAACAGCCGGCGGCCGCGCAGCGATACGGCGTCGCCGCCTGAGCGGCCACCCTTGCCCACCGCGACGGGCGGCATCGGCCATGCCGGCCCGCCGCGGTAATGGGGCGGTCCTGACGCATTTCTTTTCCTCATGCGAAAAGCGTCCGATATTTGCCACATCTGCGGCTAGGATGCGCCCGAAGTTTCAGCATGAGTTGCAAGATGGCGCACGAGAAGAGCGTGGTTATTGAAGGTCGGGCCTCCTGGCTCGTCCGGGTGTTCCTGACATACAGGCTCTATATTCTCGGCGCGGCGAGCCTGCTGGTCTTCGCGCTGGTGGCGTTCGGCATCTACCGGCTGACGGCGGAGGTGCGCTACGACGAGGTGCTCGATGCGCTTTCGGCGACCTCCTGGCGCGCCATCGCGCTTGCGGCGCTCTTTACCGGCCTCAGCTTCCTGGCGCTCATCTTCTATGATTCCAACGCCCTCGACTATATCGGCCGGAAGCGACCGTTCCCGGCCGTCGCGGTGACGGCCTTCATGGCCTATGCGGTGGGCAACACGGTGGGTTTCGGGCCGCTCAGCGGCGGGGCGATCCGCTTCCGCGCCTATTCCCGCCTCGGCCTTTCGCCGGGCGACATCGCGCGCGTCATCGCCTTCGTCACGCTGTCCTTCGGCCTCGGGCTCCTGTCCGTCAGCGCGCTCGCGACGCTTGCCGTCGCCCCGCGCGTCGCCGGCATTCTCGGTATCGATGCGTTCTGGCTGCGCGTCATCGCCGTCCTGATCCTCGCAGGGCTGGTCGCTGTGTTCTACCTGGGGCGCAATGGACGGGTGGTCGGCTTTGCCGGCCTCAGGCTGCGCCTGCCGGACAGCCGCACGACGTCCCGGCAGTTCCTCGTTTCCGCCTTCGACATCGCCGCGGCCGCATCCGTGCTCTATGTGCTTCTGCCCGACACCCATGTCGGCTGGCCGACATTCCTCGCCGTCTATGCGGTCGCGATCGGCTTCGGCGTCCTCAGCCATGTCCCCGCCGGCCTCGGCGTGTTCGAGGCCGTGATCATGGCCGGCCTTTCCAACGCCATCGGCATCGACCAACTGCTCGGCAGCCTCGTCCTCTACCGGCTGATCTACTACGTCCTGCCGCTGCTGCTGGCGACCGTGCTCCTGCTGATCACCGAGATGCGCCGCGTGGTGCTGAGGCCGGGCGTGGCGGAAGCGGTGCAGCTTGCCGGAAAGCTCGCCCCGGCGCTGATCGCCACGCTTTCGCTGGTGCTCGGCGCCATGCTGATCTTCTCCAGCGTCGTGCCGACACCCGATTCGGATCTCGACTTCCTCTCCAACTACCTGCCGCTGCCGATCGTCGAGGGGGCGCATTTCCTGTCGAGCCTGCTCGGGCTGCTCCTCATCGTCGCCGCCCGCGGCCTCGGCCAGCGGCTGGACGGCGCCTGGTGGGTGGCGCTCGGCGGCGCCTGCGTCGCCTTCGCCTTCGCCTTCCTGAAGGCGGTCGCCGTCTTCGAGGCCGCCCTGCTCGCCCTCTTCATCGTCGCGCTCCTGGCCAACGCCCGCGCCTTCGACCGCCACAGTTCGCTGCTCCGGCAGGCGCTTGGTCCATCCTGGCTCGCCGCCATCGCGGTCATCCTCGTCACCGCCTTCGTCATCCTGCTCTTCGTCTACCGCGATACGGACTATGCGCACGAACTGTGGTGGCAGTTCGAATTCTCCGAGGAGGCGCCGCGCGGCCTGCGCGCGCTGCTGGGACTTGCCATCGCCGCCTCGGCGCTCGCGCTGTCCAGCCTGCTGCGGCCCGCGCATTTCCGCACGGAGGGACCGACGGCGGAGGAGCTGCAGCAGGCGGTCGCGATCACGATGGGTCAGGACGTGGCCGATGCCAACCTCGTGCGCATGGGCGACAAGCGGCTGCTCTTCTCCGCCTCCGGCCGGTCCTACATCATGTACGGCATTCACGGCCGCTCCTGGATCGCGCTCGCCGACCCGATCGGCGCCGAGGAGGAGTTTGCCGAACTGGTCTGGCAGTTCGTCGGTGCGGCGCGTGCCGGCGGCGGGCGGGCGGCCTTCTACCAGATCTCGCCGGCCCTGCTGTCGGCCTGCGCGGATGTCGGCCTCAGGGCCTTCAAGCTCGGCGAACTGGCGGTCATCGACCTCACGCATTTCGAGATGAAGGGAAGCCGCTTCGCGAACCTCCGGCAGTCCTACGGCCGCGGTGCGCGCGACGGTCTCAGCTTCTCCGTCGTCCGACCCGGCGAGGTGGAGGCTATCCTGCCCGAGCTCCGTGCGGTTTCCGACGCCTGGCTCGCCCATCACAATGCGAAGGAAAAGACCTTCTCGCTCGGGGCGTTCGCCGACGACTATGTATGCTCGCAGCCGGTCGCCGTGGTGCGGCTCGAAGGACGCATCGTCGCCTTCGCCACACTGATGGTGACGGATACGAAGGCCGAGGCGACGGTGGACCTCATGCGCTTTGCCCCGGAAGCGCCCAAGGGCACGATGGATTTCCTCTTCGCCAGCATTCTCGAATATCTGCGCGGCGAGGGCTACCGGCAGTTCAACCTCGGCATGGCGCCGCTTTCGGGCATGGCGCGGCGCGAGGCGGCTCCGGTCTGGGACCGGGTCGGCGCGACGCTTTTCGAGCACGGCGAGCGCTTCTACAACTTCAAGGGCCTGCGTGCCTTCAAATCGAAGTTCCATCCCCGCTGGGAACCGCGCTATCTTGCCGTGTCGAACGGCACCGGGGCGGCACTGGCATTGATGGACGTGACCTTTCTCATCGGCGGCGGCGTCAAGGGAGTGATTTCCAAATGAGCATGATCCATCGTGTTGCCGCGGCCGGCATTGTCGCGACATTCCTGCCGCTTGCGGCCATGGCGCAGGATACCCCGCAGGCTTTCACCACCGGCATGATCCCGGGCGGCCACATCTTCATGCCGCAGGACCCGCCCGAGGCGAGCGTCTTCCTGATCTCGGACGCTGCGGGCTGGGGGGCGGACGAGGAGAAGGAAGCGGCCGACCTCGTGGACAAGGGCGCCGCCGTCGTGGGCATCGATTTCCCGACCTATCTGAAGGCTCTGCAGGCCGACGACGGCGACTGCGTCTACATGGTCTCCGACGTCGAATCGCTCGCCCATCAGGTGCAGCGGGCCGGCGGTGCGACGAGCTACAGCCCGACCGTCATCGCCGGGATCGGCGAAGGCGGCGCGCTGGCACTCGCCATGATCGCGCAGAGCCCGGCCGCCACCATCGACGAAGCCATCGCCGTCGATCCGGAGGCCGGAATCCCGCTCGACAAGATCCTCTGCACGCCGGCCTCGAAGACCAAAGCGGACGGCCGCACGGTCTACGGCCTGAGCGACGGCCCGCTTCCCGCCACGGTGACCGTGCTTCTTACCGGAAAGGCGCCGAAAGGCGGCCGCGATCACGTCGCCGCGCTGAAGGCGGCCCATGCCGACATCGACATCCGTGATGTGTCCTCGTCCGCGACGGAGGCGCTGTCGCAGGCGCTTGCCGACCGGATGGACGCGGCTGGCGACACCGACACGCCGCTCGGCCTGCCGCTTGCCGTCCTGAAGGCGAAGCCGGCGCATGATACGATGGCGGTCGTCTATTCGGGCGATGGCGGCTGGCGCGACATCGACAAGCAGGTGGCCGGCGCCCTGCAGCAGCGCGGCATCCCCGTCGTCGGGGTGGATTCGCTGCGTTACTTCTGGTCGGAGCGCAAGCCGCAGGAAACGGCCGACGACCTCACTCGCATCATCGACGCCTTCCGCAAGGAATGGAACGTCGAGCATGTGCTGCTCATCGGCTATTCCTTCGGCGCGGACGTTCTGCCGGCGACTTATAACCTCCTCACGCCGGAGGACAGGGCGCGCGTGGCGCAGATGACGCTCATGGCCCTTTCACGCCAGGTGGACTACGAGATTTCGGTCACCGGCTGGCTGGGTGTCGCGGGCGCCGGCGCGGGCGGGGATCCGGTGAAGGACATCGCGAAGATCGATTCGAAGCTCGTGCAATGCATCTACGGCGCGGACGAGGATGATGATCCCTGCCCCTCGCTGAAGGCGTCCGGCGTCGAATCGATCAGCATCGACGGCGGTCACCATTTCGACGGCGACTATGACGCGCTCGCCGAACGCATCATCGCCGGCCTTAAGCAGCGCCTTGGAAAGTGACAAAGCCTGCGGCGATCGCGGAAGATTACAGGTCGTTCATGATGTGACGGGTCGCAGCGCAATGCGGCCCGCACCGCCACTTCCGCAGGTGCTTGAGATCCAAGGAAAAAGCGCCAGGGAGTTGGCCGCGAACTCTCCGATCCCGGCAATAATTTGGCAGATCGGCCCTCCGGAATCTTATTTAATTGTAACATGACTTGGCCCGCGCGGCGGGCCTATAGATGGTGTCAGGCTGGATGCCGCCGGCGGGAGAAGGAGCCCGCGACGCGACGGCATCGGACAGCCGGCGGGAAAGCGAGACCTTTCCCCTCTTCGAGGAGACGCATCATGCGCTCGACATTCAAGACCATCGCCGTTGCAGCTTTTTCTCTTTCGGTCGGTGCCGGAGGCGCCTTTGCCGCCGGCCATTCGCATCACGGCGACCACCACCATCCGATGCAGGCCGTGACCGAGAATTCCGGCGACTTCGACTATTCCACCGTGGAACCCTCGGACGCTCCGGCCACCATGGTCCCGATGGTTCATCATGCCCGTCTCGACCGGGTGCTGGGTGAACTCGGCTCCGCGCAGCGCTCGATCCGCCGGGATGAAGCCATGCACAGGCTTTCCGCCAGCGCATACCGCAGGCTGGAAGGCGAGGCCGGCGGCATACGCAGCCGCGCCATGGCCGTCGCCGACACCCACAACGGCGCGATCCCCGAGGCGAGCTACCAGCGCCTGCAGAAGGATATCCGCAAGCTCGACCGGGACATTGTCCGGCTGAGCTGATCCTCGCCTGCCGGCGGGCCTGCAAGGTCCGCCGGACGATCCGGCCGCCATCGCCTTTGGCCGCGGCCGGCGAGCGGGGCGGGTGTCGCGCCGACGCCCTGCCCCTCCTGCAACCTCCATCGTGAACACGAAACCGGCCGCCCCTGCCCGCGGTCAGGTTCCGCGCGCCCGTTGCCGGCACCACAGGCATTCGAGCGCTGAAAAAGGAAGACGACCATGACCAGGATTCTTGAAAAGCATCGTGTCGCAGCGCTTCTCGGCGTT
It includes:
- a CDS encoding methyl-accepting chemotaxis protein, translating into MVDVSINKRLWAAVALPMLAAGYLAYAQISDRFHTYGEMREIVAVSHELVNLGDIVHRLQVERGLTAGFLGSKGVKNAAELRDARAASDAATAGFSAVVDNLANAAAIDLSAVRQEFQARLSAVSDLRRSVDDLSAASGDVLSTYASAIGSIVTLAGEVSKTAGDAAIAKQMTGYVYLMQAKEMAGQERAMGNGFIVSGHADPARFDKFTNYAGAQEALISSALSAQDEAHRARYEALLAGASGEVADIRSRLVSGGADADLSGLESAGWFAAATRRIDAMKEIENATLEEIGATAAAAAGTAYRSFLLLAALCLAGWLFMMGLSSLMAMTVVRPIGRMVEAMRRLASGDLNFASVATGRKDEIGDMEAAVEVFHEAAIRNRDLEAAEAGRRERAERERAEMQRAAEAEAEARLVQATTIFARSMQRLAAGDLACELNQPLDSHFEALRADFNDSVRQLRETLQGVGHAVATVTDGSQEISTASDELSRRTEQQAASLEETAAALEQITANVSATSKRAAEARDMVRHARSKADASGAVVGNAVTAMQRIDHASRQIGQIIGVIDEIAFQTNLLALNAGVEAARAGDAGKGFAVVAQEVRELAQRSAKAAREIKELVGNSEEAVGAGVRLVGDTGTGLSEISDIVLAVNQHMEAIATAAQEQSAGLLQINTAVNHMDQTTQQNAAMVEEMNAAGATLAQESLNLNELLSQFRLEQPAAAQRYGVAA
- a CDS encoding M81 family metallopeptidase, whose protein sequence is MRIFTASLATETNTFSPVPTDMNSFKAAFYAGPGEHPDTPTLCSSVVPILRRRGRAEGFTVIEGTSCWAEPAGLIQRQTYETLRERILGELEAALPVDAVVLGLHGAMVAQGYDDPEGDFLSHIRALVGPQVLIAVEFDPHSHLTARRLANLDIMAAFLEFPHTDFEERGEHVVGLALRTLRGEIRPAVSTFDCRMITIYPTSREPMRSFVDRFKAMEGRDGILSISVIHGFMAGDVPEMGTRIVVVTDGEKAKGDALAERLGQELYRLRRKTAMPMLDTEAGLDRALAVRTGQPDRSVVIADVWDNPGGGVAGDATFILRRMIERGFENVAVATIWDPIAVSFCHAAGEGAELALRFGGKSGPEGGEPLDLRVTVQGVFAAGWQSFRNSRVTLGSTAVVRPVGTTIDIVLITSRTQTYEPDIFSNQGVDFAEKAFLLVKSTNHFHAGFQPVSSEIVYIAAPTSYPTDPAKTAYRKARLDIWPRVEDPLGLDG
- a CDS encoding AcvB/VirJ family lysyl-phosphatidylglycerol hydrolase encodes the protein MSMIHRVAAAGIVATFLPLAAMAQDTPQAFTTGMIPGGHIFMPQDPPEASVFLISDAAGWGADEEKEAADLVDKGAAVVGIDFPTYLKALQADDGDCVYMVSDVESLAHQVQRAGGATSYSPTVIAGIGEGGALALAMIAQSPAATIDEAIAVDPEAGIPLDKILCTPASKTKADGRTVYGLSDGPLPATVTVLLTGKAPKGGRDHVAALKAAHADIDIRDVSSSATEALSQALADRMDAAGDTDTPLGLPLAVLKAKPAHDTMAVVYSGDGGWRDIDKQVAGALQQRGIPVVGVDSLRYFWSERKPQETADDLTRIIDAFRKEWNVEHVLLIGYSFGADVLPATYNLLTPEDRARVAQMTLMALSRQVDYEISVTGWLGVAGAGAGGDPVKDIAKIDSKLVQCIYGADEDDDPCPSLKASGVESISIDGGHHFDGDYDALAERIIAGLKQRLGK
- the mprF gene encoding bifunctional lysylphosphatidylglycerol flippase/synthetase MprF, with product MAHEKSVVIEGRASWLVRVFLTYRLYILGAASLLVFALVAFGIYRLTAEVRYDEVLDALSATSWRAIALAALFTGLSFLALIFYDSNALDYIGRKRPFPAVAVTAFMAYAVGNTVGFGPLSGGAIRFRAYSRLGLSPGDIARVIAFVTLSFGLGLLSVSALATLAVAPRVAGILGIDAFWLRVIAVLILAGLVAVFYLGRNGRVVGFAGLRLRLPDSRTTSRQFLVSAFDIAAAASVLYVLLPDTHVGWPTFLAVYAVAIGFGVLSHVPAGLGVFEAVIMAGLSNAIGIDQLLGSLVLYRLIYYVLPLLLATVLLLITEMRRVVLRPGVAEAVQLAGKLAPALIATLSLVLGAMLIFSSVVPTPDSDLDFLSNYLPLPIVEGAHFLSSLLGLLLIVAARGLGQRLDGAWWVALGGACVAFAFAFLKAVAVFEAALLALFIVALLANARAFDRHSSLLRQALGPSWLAAIAVILVTAFVILLFVYRDTDYAHELWWQFEFSEEAPRGLRALLGLAIAASALALSSLLRPAHFRTEGPTAEELQQAVAITMGQDVADANLVRMGDKRLLFSASGRSYIMYGIHGRSWIALADPIGAEEEFAELVWQFVGAARAGGGRAAFYQISPALLSACADVGLRAFKLGELAVIDLTHFEMKGSRFANLRQSYGRGARDGLSFSVVRPGEVEAILPELRAVSDAWLAHHNAKEKTFSLGAFADDYVCSQPVAVVRLEGRIVAFATLMVTDTKAEATVDLMRFAPEAPKGTMDFLFASILEYLRGEGYRQFNLGMAPLSGMARREAAPVWDRVGATLFEHGERFYNFKGLRAFKSKFHPRWEPRYLAVSNGTGAALALMDVTFLIGGGVKGVISK